A genomic stretch from Erigeron canadensis isolate Cc75 chromosome 9, C_canadensis_v1, whole genome shotgun sequence includes:
- the LOC122583352 gene encoding uncharacterized protein LOC122583352 codes for MCNYKMNEAMTTSSSFSSPYESRVNDLLHLDSASAIKKNSKKIFSRQLSMSETKRDLAWEQKRQQMLIQERKREETIANPNDLCDHDLNELKGCIELGFGFDEEKGGQNLTKSLPALDFYFAVNRIGSPTMSPRCVSSSGSKLSGFGSSSSKSLDEERSSSVSSEDSWKICNPGEDPQQVKTKLRQWAQVVACSVMLSA; via the exons atgtgtAACTATAAAATGAATGAAGCAATGACTAcatcttcatcattttcatctCCTTATGAATCCCGGGTAAACGATCTTCTACATCTAGATAGTGCGTCGGCTATTAAAAAGAACTCGAAGAAGATCTTTTCTAGACAATTATCAATGTCCGAGACTAAACGTGATTTAGCATGGGAACAGAAACGTCAACAAATGCTCATTCAAGAACGAAAGAGGGAAGAAACTATTGCAAATCCTAATGACTTATGTGACCATGACCTTAATGAGCTCAAAGGTTGTATAGAgcttggttttggttttgatgaagaaaaaggTGGTCAAAATCTAACTAAATCCTTGCCCgcccttgatttttattttgCCGTGAACAGAATTGGAAGCCCTACGATGAGCCCACGTTGTGTAAGTTCGTCGGGATCAAAGCTCTCTGGGTTTGGTTCATCGTCGTCGAAATCATTAGATGAAGAAAGATCATCATCGGTTAGTAGTGAGGATTCATGGAAGATTTGTAACCCAG GAGAAGATCCTCAACAAGTTAAGACAAAGTTGAGGCAATGGGCTCAAGTAGTTGCTTGTTCAGTCATGTTGTCTGCATGA